From a single Paenibacillus sp. FSL R5-0345 genomic region:
- a CDS encoding carbohydrate ABC transporter permease, which produces MYPFGKGIKRYLPLLLLMIPLSLYVVFYFGPSMMTVIYSFTDITNVPGSKLNFVGLDNYYSVFNSGNSGERWDSIIRTVYFMIIVTIVQNGVGLLMAVVINQKLKGDYFYRAVFFLPVVLGVSVVALVWGLMFDPLSGPVNQLYDSLFGYKDMFFGSFTHAFGYIIFTQIWMYMGYSMLIFLAGLQSVPKDLYEAGYIDGTTKWQSFKNITFPLIAPSFTINIILSIIGAMSTFDIILATTDGRFNTRTMAYDVYKETFRGSLQMGLPSALSVVQFLMILVFVVFAVKQMRKREVEY; this is translated from the coding sequence ATGTATCCGTTCGGAAAAGGTATAAAACGATATTTACCACTTCTGCTGCTTATGATTCCATTATCGTTGTATGTTGTTTTTTATTTTGGGCCCTCTATGATGACGGTCATCTATTCATTTACAGATATTACTAACGTTCCTGGAAGCAAGTTGAATTTCGTAGGCCTTGACAATTACTACAGCGTTTTTAACTCCGGAAATTCAGGCGAACGTTGGGATTCCATTATACGAACTGTTTATTTCATGATCATTGTTACAATCGTACAGAACGGTGTCGGTCTCCTTATGGCCGTAGTTATTAATCAGAAGCTGAAAGGCGATTATTTTTATCGCGCAGTTTTCTTTTTACCGGTTGTCCTCGGTGTATCGGTAGTTGCACTGGTATGGGGCTTGATGTTCGATCCGCTTAGTGGTCCTGTCAATCAACTGTATGATTCATTGTTCGGTTATAAAGATATGTTCTTTGGAAGCTTCACCCATGCGTTTGGTTATATTATATTTACGCAAATTTGGATGTACATGGGTTACTCCATGTTAATTTTCCTTGCAGGCCTTCAATCCGTACCGAAGGATCTGTATGAAGCTGGATATATTGATGGAACTACGAAGTGGCAATCTTTTAAGAACATTACGTTCCCACTTATTGCTCCATCGTTCACCATTAATATTATTTTGTCCATTATCGGTGCGATGTCCACCTTTGATATTATTCTCGCAACTACGGACGGTCGCTTTAACACAAGAACGATGGCTTATGACGTGTATAAAGAGACGTTCCGTGGTTCTCTTCAAATGGGACTTCCTTCCGCGCTTTCGGTGGTACAGTTCCTAATGATTCTGGTCTTCGTTGTATTTGCAGTTAAACAAATGCGTAAGAGAGAGGTGGAATATTAA
- a CDS encoding carbohydrate ABC transporter permease has translation MKDSKTAKTLSYILIAVLLVLYIMPLLFVINISFKSFSDYLLDPIGLVKSIQWDNYKEAWLKGNFSNYFINSLLYTGVATVLTLIVSLFGAFPVARNYVKWSGFIYLFFLMSQFLPNPMVAQFKLMLTLKQELGFVGYDTKLGYILLKTGGTGIVFMMFVGYIKGISREMDEAAGMDGAGYMRYLFQIIMPLMKPVIATGVILTAITIWNDFVGPIMYLPSPEHYPITFGLKEFRGQYGNNWPMLACGIMIVSAPLIVLYTFIQKYIVDGALAGAVKA, from the coding sequence ATGAAAGATTCCAAAACCGCCAAAACTCTCTCCTATATTCTGATTGCAGTATTGCTTGTTTTGTATATCATGCCGCTATTGTTTGTAATAAACATTTCATTCAAGTCTTTTTCAGATTACCTGCTAGACCCGATCGGACTTGTGAAAAGTATTCAATGGGATAACTACAAGGAAGCTTGGTTAAAAGGTAATTTCTCTAATTATTTCATTAACAGTTTGTTGTACACAGGCGTAGCGACAGTGCTAACACTAATCGTTTCGTTATTCGGAGCTTTCCCGGTAGCGAGAAATTATGTAAAGTGGAGCGGATTTATTTATTTGTTCTTCTTGATGTCACAATTCTTGCCTAATCCTATGGTTGCACAGTTCAAATTAATGCTTACCCTGAAACAAGAGCTTGGATTTGTGGGTTATGATACGAAGCTAGGTTATATCCTCCTAAAAACAGGGGGAACTGGTATCGTCTTCATGATGTTCGTAGGTTATATTAAAGGAATCAGCCGTGAGATGGATGAAGCTGCGGGCATGGATGGTGCTGGATATATGCGTTATCTGTTCCAGATCATTATGCCATTGATGAAACCTGTTATCGCAACAGGTGTTATCCTTACGGCGATTACGATTTGGAATGACTTTGTAGGTCCAATCATGTATTTGCCAAGTCCGGAACATTATCCAATTACCTTCGGGCTTAAAGAATTCCGCGGTCAATACGGGAATAACTGGCCTATGTTGGCGTGCGGGATCATGATCGTATCGGCACCACTTATCGTCCTGTACACCTTTATTCAAAAGTATATTGTTGACGGTGCATTGGCAGGTGCGGTTAAAGCTTAA
- a CDS encoding GH36-type glycosyl hydrolase domain-containing protein translates to MDRKKIHGFEFTGKDGEFKLQQPDHSSFLYFPLVNEGGMMSTVTPKLHGQATTGHNTFLTPPLSVEDLHNSRASRNFWVYVEGKGAWSAAGNSAKQNAAFYTSSADEAVLEAGFLWHRVTRSNSEMGVTAEITSFVPRGNDKVELMKVTLTNIGTEKITLTPTAVVPLYARSADDLRDHRHVTSLLNRIYTSAYGVEVQPALSFDERGHRVNHTSYGVFGAEGDGSQPVGFFPIQEEFIGEGGSLDWPEAVILNTTPEISKGGGVDREGYEAVGGLRFASITLSPGEKHSYVVVMAIDNDRINVEALMNKYGASEAFDQLLEETKAFWADKVNMVEFHTGDSDADQWMKWVTIQPVLRRLYGNSFLPYHDYGRGGRGWRDLWQDCLALLIMEPAEVRSLLFNNYAGVRIDGSNATIIGQQPGEFIADRNNIPRVWMDHGAWPFLTTMLYLDQSGDLDFLLQEQTYFRDTFMSRCKERDTSWDTSAGSDLRTASGEIYKGTILEHILLQNLVPFFNVGEHNNILLEGADWNDGLDMGADRGESVAFTSFYASNLLDISRMLRTLKTSKGQEKVELAEEMQLLLDTLNERVDYGSISGKHERLDRYYAAAPNKVSGVRVSLDIEKVADDLEQKAEWIFNHLRNNEWVQSENGDGWFNGYYNNDGERVEGEFSEGVRMTLTGQVFPLMGHAAAPEQIPHIIAAVDRNLLDDKIGYRLNSRFGGIQQNLGRAFGFAFGHKENGAMFSHMTIMYGNALYKRGYVKEGHKVLESLYNLSTDFAKARIYPGIPEYINEQGRGMYTYLTGSASWLLLTMVTEVFGVKGKLGDLLLEPKLVKEQFDSEGKASIKTIFADREFEVVYKATGSFNYGEYQIHSVTLNGSEVTLQRGSGSAIIPREDLLALQTEKRHVIEVTLA, encoded by the coding sequence ATGGACCGTAAAAAAATTCATGGCTTTGAATTCACTGGAAAGGATGGGGAGTTCAAGCTTCAGCAACCGGATCACAGTAGTTTCTTATACTTCCCTCTAGTAAATGAGGGGGGGATGATGTCGACCGTTACTCCTAAACTTCATGGACAGGCGACGACAGGTCATAATACATTTTTAACACCGCCATTATCTGTTGAAGATTTGCATAATTCCCGTGCTTCACGTAATTTCTGGGTATACGTCGAAGGCAAGGGTGCTTGGTCTGCAGCAGGAAATTCGGCTAAGCAAAACGCAGCGTTCTACACTTCATCTGCTGATGAAGCAGTGCTTGAGGCTGGTTTTCTATGGCATCGGGTCACTCGCAGTAACTCTGAGATGGGTGTCACAGCTGAGATTACTAGCTTCGTACCTAGAGGTAACGACAAGGTAGAACTAATGAAAGTTACATTGACGAACATTGGAACAGAGAAGATTACTCTTACACCAACAGCTGTAGTTCCATTGTATGCCCGTTCCGCAGATGATCTGCGGGATCACAGACATGTAACATCCTTGCTGAACCGGATTTACACTTCAGCATATGGTGTTGAGGTTCAGCCTGCACTTTCTTTCGATGAACGTGGTCATCGCGTTAACCATACCTCTTACGGTGTATTTGGAGCGGAAGGTGACGGAAGTCAGCCTGTTGGTTTCTTCCCGATTCAAGAGGAATTCATCGGCGAAGGTGGAAGTCTTGACTGGCCAGAAGCGGTTATTCTGAATACTACGCCAGAGATCAGTAAAGGTGGAGGCGTGGATAGAGAGGGTTATGAAGCAGTCGGTGGCCTCCGGTTTGCCTCAATTACCTTGTCTCCTGGTGAAAAACATTCATATGTCGTAGTTATGGCAATTGATAATGATAGAATTAACGTTGAAGCGTTGATGAATAAATATGGAGCATCTGAAGCTTTTGATCAACTCCTAGAGGAGACTAAAGCGTTCTGGGCAGATAAAGTGAATATGGTTGAATTCCATACCGGTGATTCGGATGCGGATCAATGGATGAAATGGGTAACCATTCAACCGGTCCTTAGAAGACTCTATGGTAACTCCTTCTTACCATATCATGATTATGGAAGGGGCGGACGTGGCTGGCGAGATCTTTGGCAAGACTGTCTGGCACTGCTTATTATGGAACCTGCCGAAGTTCGCAGCCTACTCTTCAATAATTACGCTGGTGTGAGAATTGACGGCAGTAACGCAACTATTATCGGTCAACAACCAGGCGAATTTATTGCTGACCGTAACAATATTCCTCGAGTATGGATGGATCATGGGGCCTGGCCGTTCTTAACAACGATGCTCTATTTGGATCAGAGTGGTGATCTTGATTTCTTGTTGCAAGAACAGACTTATTTCCGGGATACTTTTATGAGTCGTTGTAAGGAACGTGATACTTCTTGGGATACCTCTGCAGGCAGTGATCTTAGAACAGCTTCTGGGGAAATCTACAAAGGTACAATTCTGGAACATATTTTGCTGCAAAACCTGGTTCCGTTCTTTAATGTAGGGGAACATAATAATATCCTGCTCGAAGGTGCGGACTGGAATGATGGTCTCGATATGGGTGCGGATCGCGGAGAGAGTGTGGCTTTTACATCTTTCTATGCTAGCAATCTATTAGATATTTCTCGGATGCTGCGTACCCTTAAGACTTCTAAAGGGCAGGAAAAGGTTGAGTTGGCAGAAGAGATGCAGCTGTTGCTGGATACGCTTAACGAGCGTGTGGATTACGGTTCTATATCAGGCAAGCATGAGAGATTGGATCGATATTATGCCGCGGCACCAAATAAGGTGAGTGGAGTTCGTGTATCTCTAGATATTGAAAAAGTGGCTGATGATCTGGAACAAAAAGCGGAATGGATATTTAATCATTTGCGCAACAACGAGTGGGTACAGAGTGAGAATGGCGATGGCTGGTTTAACGGTTATTATAATAACGATGGTGAACGGGTAGAGGGAGAATTTTCTGAAGGCGTTCGGATGACACTTACGGGTCAAGTATTCCCGCTTATGGGTCATGCAGCAGCTCCGGAGCAAATTCCACACATTATTGCTGCTGTAGATCGTAATCTACTAGATGACAAGATCGGATACAGGCTTAATTCCCGTTTCGGAGGGATTCAGCAGAATCTGGGTCGTGCTTTCGGCTTTGCATTTGGTCATAAAGAAAATGGGGCCATGTTCAGTCACATGACGATCATGTATGGAAATGCGTTGTATAAACGAGGTTATGTAAAAGAAGGTCATAAGGTTCTCGAATCTCTTTACAACTTGAGTACAGATTTCGCAAAAGCTCGTATCTATCCAGGGATTCCTGAATATATTAACGAGCAAGGCAGAGGAATGTACACATATCTAACAGGCTCGGCAAGCTGGCTCTTGCTAACCATGGTCACTGAAGTATTTGGTGTGAAGGGTAAACTGGGCGATTTATTGCTAGAACCTAAGCTAGTAAAAGAACAATTTGATTCCGAGGGGAAAGCATCCATTAAGACGATCTTTGCAGATCGTGAGTTTGAAGTGGTCTATAAAGCCACAGGAAGCTTTAATTACGGAGAGTACCAAATACACTCCGTTACCTTAAATGGCAGTGAGGTGACGCTGCAGCGCGGCTCAGGGAGTGCGATTATTCCGCGTGAAGATCTACTCGCTCTGCAGACAGAGAAGCGTCACGTGATTGAAGTGACTTTGGCGTAA